The following are from one region of the Streptomyces tuirus genome:
- a CDS encoding VOC family protein translates to MTARFDAIGLVVSDMAASVAFYRRLGFAFPDGAEDQPHSEAGLPGGLRLMFDTEETVRSFLPEWRPPAGGGRASLALRCDGPEEVDALYGELVGSGYHGELKPWDAFWGQRYAVVHDPDGNGVDLYAPLVP, encoded by the coding sequence ATGACTGCACGATTCGATGCCATCGGCCTGGTCGTCTCCGACATGGCCGCCTCCGTCGCGTTCTACCGCCGGCTCGGGTTCGCCTTCCCGGACGGCGCCGAGGACCAGCCGCACTCCGAGGCCGGACTGCCCGGCGGGCTGCGGCTGATGTTCGACACCGAGGAGACGGTGCGTTCCTTCCTGCCCGAGTGGCGGCCGCCCGCGGGCGGGGGCCGGGCCTCGCTGGCCCTGCGCTGCGACGGACCGGAGGAGGTGGACGCGCTCTACGGCGAACTGGTCGGCTCGGGGTACCACGGCGAGCTCAAGCCATGGGACGCCTTCTGGGGGCAGCGGTACGCCGTCGTCCACGACCCGGACGGCAACGGAGTGGATCTGTACGCCCCGCTAGTGCCCTGA
- a CDS encoding nitrite/sulfite reductase: MAATPQNPAAATPRRKVSRHRGEGQWAVGHHTPLNGNEQFKKDDDGLNVRTRIETIYSKRGFDSIDPNDLRGRMRWWGLYTQRKPGIDGGKTAVLEPEELDDEYFMLRVRIDGGALTTQQLRVIGEVSQEFARGTADITDRQNVQYHWIRIEDVPEIWNRLEGVGLSTVTACGDTPRVMIGSPVAGIAEDEIIDATPALEEMKRRVLNNPAYSNLPRKFKTAISGSPVLDVVHEINDVAFVGVVHPEHGPGFDVWVGGGLSTNPKLGVRLGTWVSIDEVPDVYEGVISIFRDYGYRRLRNRARLKFLVADWGPEKFRQVLEDEYLKRRLTDGPAPEQPSQLWRDHIGVHRQKDGRFYVGFAPRVGRVDGATITKIADLAEAHGSGRVRTTVEQKMIVLDVEEDKVESLVEALEALDLTARPSSFRRGTMACTGIEFCKLAIVETKQRGAQLIDELERRLPDFDEPLTINLNGCPNACARIQVADIGLKGQLMLNDRGEQVEGYQVHLGGALGLEAGFGRKVRGLKVTSDELPDYIERVLKRFQAEREDGERFATWAARAGEEALS, translated from the coding sequence ATGGCCGCCACCCCGCAGAACCCTGCTGCCGCGACTCCCCGCCGCAAGGTGAGCCGTCACCGCGGTGAGGGTCAGTGGGCCGTGGGGCACCACACCCCACTGAACGGCAACGAGCAGTTCAAGAAGGACGACGACGGTCTCAATGTGCGGACACGCATTGAGACGATCTACTCCAAGCGGGGCTTCGACTCCATCGACCCGAACGACCTGCGCGGCCGCATGCGCTGGTGGGGTCTGTACACCCAGCGCAAGCCCGGCATCGACGGCGGCAAGACGGCCGTCCTGGAGCCGGAGGAGCTGGACGACGAGTACTTCATGCTGCGCGTCCGGATCGACGGCGGCGCGCTGACCACGCAGCAGCTGCGGGTCATCGGCGAGGTCTCGCAGGAGTTCGCGCGCGGCACCGCCGACATCACGGACCGGCAGAACGTGCAGTACCACTGGATCCGGATCGAGGACGTGCCCGAGATCTGGAACCGGCTGGAGGGCGTGGGCCTGTCGACGGTCACCGCCTGCGGCGACACCCCGCGTGTGATGATCGGCTCCCCGGTGGCGGGCATCGCCGAGGACGAGATCATCGACGCCACACCGGCCCTGGAGGAGATGAAGCGCCGGGTCCTGAACAACCCGGCGTACTCGAACCTCCCCCGGAAGTTCAAGACCGCGATCTCGGGCTCGCCGGTGCTGGACGTGGTGCACGAGATCAACGACGTCGCGTTCGTCGGTGTCGTCCACCCCGAGCACGGTCCCGGCTTCGACGTGTGGGTCGGCGGCGGCCTGTCCACCAACCCCAAGCTGGGCGTGCGCCTGGGCACCTGGGTGTCGATCGACGAGGTGCCGGACGTCTACGAGGGCGTCATCTCGATCTTCCGCGACTACGGCTACCGCCGGCTGCGCAACCGTGCCCGGCTGAAGTTCCTCGTCGCCGACTGGGGCCCGGAGAAGTTCCGGCAGGTGCTGGAGGACGAGTACCTGAAGCGCAGGCTGACCGACGGCCCTGCCCCCGAGCAGCCGTCCCAGCTGTGGCGCGACCACATCGGTGTGCACCGGCAGAAGGACGGCCGGTTCTACGTCGGCTTCGCCCCGCGCGTGGGACGTGTCGACGGCGCGACGATCACGAAGATCGCCGACCTCGCGGAGGCCCACGGCTCGGGCCGGGTGCGCACCACCGTCGAGCAGAAGATGATCGTCCTCGACGTCGAGGAGGACAAGGTCGAGTCGCTCGTCGAGGCCCTGGAGGCGCTCGACCTGACCGCCCGGCCCTCCTCCTTCCGGCGCGGCACCATGGCGTGCACCGGCATCGAGTTCTGCAAGCTGGCCATCGTCGAGACCAAGCAGCGCGGTGCGCAGCTGATCGACGAACTGGAGCGCCGCCTGCCGGACTTCGACGAGCCGCTCACCATCAACCTCAACGGCTGCCCGAACGCCTGCGCCCGTATCCAGGTCGCGGACATCGGTCTCAAGGGCCAGCTCATGCTCAACGACCGGGGCGAGCAGGTCGAGGGCTACCAGGTGCACCTGGGCGGCGCCC
- a CDS encoding AraC family transcriptional regulator, producing MRGDPLAGLLEGPRARGAFMIRACFDPPWAVRVEDRAPLTVMLVVRGEAWIVPERGERARLAAGDLAIARGPDPYTCADAPGTAPQAVILPHQECRYPDGRPLNGSMDLGVRTWGDRLDGDTVMLIGTYPVQGEVGGRLLDALPPLLTLTSDVWDCPLTPYLTEEITRDEPGQEVVLDRLLDLLVIAALRAWFARPEAEAPAWYRALADPVVGGVLRLLQDDPAHPWTVATLAAKAGVSRAALARRFTGLVGEPPMSYLTGWRLALAADRLRDSADTLDAVARRVGYGSAFALSTAFKRVYGVSPVEYRGRVA from the coding sequence ATGCGGGGGGACCCCCTCGCCGGTCTGCTGGAGGGGCCCCGCGCCCGGGGCGCGTTCATGATCAGGGCCTGCTTCGACCCGCCGTGGGCGGTCCGCGTCGAGGACCGGGCCCCGCTCACCGTGATGCTCGTCGTGCGCGGCGAGGCCTGGATCGTGCCCGAGCGGGGCGAGAGGGCGCGGCTCGCGGCCGGGGACCTCGCGATCGCCCGCGGCCCGGACCCGTACACCTGCGCCGACGCCCCGGGCACGGCACCACAGGCGGTGATCCTGCCGCACCAGGAGTGCCGCTACCCCGACGGGCGGCCCCTCAACGGCTCGATGGACCTGGGGGTGCGCACCTGGGGCGACCGGCTCGACGGGGACACCGTGATGCTGATCGGCACCTACCCGGTGCAGGGCGAGGTCGGCGGGCGGCTGCTGGACGCCCTGCCGCCGCTGCTCACCCTCACGTCCGACGTGTGGGACTGCCCGCTCACGCCCTACCTCACCGAGGAGATCACCCGCGACGAGCCGGGGCAGGAGGTCGTCCTGGACCGGCTGCTGGACCTGCTGGTCATCGCCGCGCTGCGGGCCTGGTTCGCACGCCCCGAGGCCGAGGCGCCGGCCTGGTACCGGGCCCTCGCCGACCCGGTCGTGGGCGGTGTCCTGCGCCTGCTCCAGGACGACCCGGCCCACCCGTGGACCGTCGCCACGCTCGCCGCGAAGGCCGGGGTGTCCCGGGCCGCGCTGGCCCGCCGCTTCACGGGCCTGGTGGGCGAGCCCCCGATGAGCTACCTCACCGGCTGGCGCCTCGCCCTCGCCGCCGACCGCCTGCGCGACTCCGCCGACACCCTGGACGCGGTGGCCCGCAGGGTGGGCTACGGCAGCGCGTTCGCCCTGTCGACGGCGTTCAAGCGGGTGTACGGGGTGAGCCCGGTGGAGTACCGGGGGCGGGTGGCGTAG
- a CDS encoding helix-turn-helix domain-containing protein, with protein sequence MYVERASRLPGAVVWTNTPSRPGVGRVLPDGCMDLLWHDGRLMVAGPDTRAYLPGGTTGPWAGVRFYPGTAPALLGVPAHELRDRRVELTDLWPASQVRRLADRVNAAPDPASGLEELALRQAAAAEPPDPLLRQVVTALDAGRPVAATADELGLGARQLHRRSLSAFGYGPKTLARVLRLRRALALARAGVPFAQTAARAGYADQAHLARDVRELAGLPLGELLRGGG encoded by the coding sequence GTGTACGTGGAGCGGGCGTCGCGGTTGCCCGGGGCGGTCGTGTGGACCAACACCCCGTCCCGGCCCGGGGTGGGGCGGGTCCTGCCCGACGGGTGCATGGATCTGCTCTGGCACGACGGGCGGCTGATGGTCGCCGGGCCCGACACCCGCGCGTACCTCCCCGGCGGGACGACCGGCCCCTGGGCCGGAGTCCGCTTCTACCCGGGCACGGCACCCGCGCTCCTGGGCGTGCCGGCGCACGAGCTGCGCGACCGGCGCGTCGAGCTCACGGACCTGTGGCCCGCCTCGCAGGTACGGCGTCTGGCCGACCGGGTGAACGCGGCCCCCGACCCGGCGAGCGGTCTGGAGGAGCTGGCACTGCGGCAGGCCGCCGCCGCCGAACCCCCCGACCCACTGCTCCGGCAGGTCGTCACCGCCCTGGACGCGGGCCGCCCCGTCGCCGCCACTGCCGATGAACTAGGCCTGGGCGCACGCCAGTTGCATCGCCGCTCGCTGTCCGCCTTCGGCTACGGCCCCAAGACCCTGGCCCGCGTCCTCCGGCTGCGGCGCGCCCTCGCACTGGCCCGGGCCGGTGTGCCCTTCGCGCAGACGGCCGCCCGGGCCGGTTATGCCGACCAGGCCCATCTGGCCCGCGATGTGAGGGAGTTGGCGGGGCTGCCGCTGGGGGAGCTACTCCGCGGCGGTGGCTAG
- a CDS encoding putative leader peptide, with amino-acid sequence MSGTGIALVSRRHVDLGRMSSAICPAH; translated from the coding sequence ATGTCTGGAACTGGAATTGCCTTGGTGAGTCGGCGGCACGTCGACCTCGGCCGCATGTCCAGCGCCATCTGTCCGGCGCACTGA
- a CDS encoding NmrA family NAD(P)-binding protein has product MTNTAENTTRNAAGNTPGMTVVVTGASGRTGSRVARAAEAAGLTVRAASRATGFDWWDRSTWADTLRGADAAYLAHPSDVGAPGAAEAVGALAREAVGLGVRRLVLLSARGEDQALPTEKALHASGADWTVVRAAWFAQNFSEGPLVAELRESGELVFPADEVREPFLDVRDIADVVVAALTSGDRYVGRTLTLSGARLLTFGEAVAEIAGATGRPLTYRAVPTRDYGEALVGFGVPPEEVAGMTAIFDTLLDGRNAHLSDGVREVLGRPPRDFGDFVREEAAAGTWKA; this is encoded by the coding sequence ATGACGAACACGGCGGAGAACACGACACGAAACGCGGCAGGGAACACACCGGGCATGACGGTGGTGGTGACCGGCGCCTCGGGCCGTACCGGGAGCCGGGTGGCGAGGGCCGCCGAGGCGGCCGGGCTCACGGTGCGGGCGGCGTCGCGGGCGACGGGCTTCGACTGGTGGGACCGCTCGACCTGGGCGGACACCCTGCGCGGCGCCGACGCGGCCTATCTCGCCCACCCCTCGGACGTCGGCGCCCCGGGTGCCGCCGAGGCGGTCGGCGCGCTCGCGCGGGAGGCGGTCGGTCTCGGGGTGCGGCGGCTGGTGCTGCTGTCCGCGCGAGGCGAGGACCAGGCCCTGCCCACCGAGAAGGCGCTGCACGCCTCGGGGGCGGACTGGACGGTCGTACGGGCCGCGTGGTTCGCGCAGAACTTCAGCGAGGGGCCGCTGGTGGCGGAGCTGCGGGAGAGCGGTGAGCTGGTCTTCCCGGCCGACGAGGTGCGGGAGCCGTTCCTCGACGTGCGGGACATCGCGGACGTCGTGGTGGCCGCTCTGACGTCCGGCGACCGGTACGTGGGACGGACTCTCACGCTCTCCGGGGCACGGCTGCTGACCTTCGGGGAGGCCGTCGCGGAGATCGCCGGGGCGACGGGGCGGCCGCTGACGTACCGGGCCGTCCCGACGCGGGACTACGGAGAGGCGCTGGTCGGTTTCGGTGTGCCGCCGGAGGAGGTGGCGGGCATGACGGCGATCTTCGACACCCTCCTCGACGGCCGCAACGCGCACCTCTCGGACGGCGTGCGGGAGGTCCTGGGCCGCCCGCCCCGGGACTTCGGGGACTTCGTGCGCGAGGAGGCCGCGGCGGGGACCTGGAAGGCCTGA
- a CDS encoding peptidoglycan-binding domain-containing protein has translation MSMRNRAVAMVTTAVLLGAGGTGIALAPAANAAPAYFGIDGKGAVTNDWEDEENLGVDGYARGNAIALWETVLWADGAEWEDDEGEWQPFRKSRIDGSFGPETESATQWWQSRHNLPETDGTVDSESWDFAQTRLQSLPGNIVQYKGLVRNVNFKRVGGKYQVKLKNVGPWKYAHYRTLG, from the coding sequence ATGAGCATGCGTAATCGGGCCGTGGCGATGGTGACGACGGCCGTGCTGCTGGGAGCCGGGGGGACCGGCATCGCCCTGGCGCCGGCGGCGAACGCCGCGCCCGCCTACTTCGGCATCGACGGCAAGGGTGCCGTCACCAACGACTGGGAGGACGAGGAGAACCTCGGCGTCGACGGCTACGCCAGGGGCAACGCCATCGCCCTGTGGGAGACGGTGCTGTGGGCCGACGGCGCCGAGTGGGAGGACGACGAGGGCGAGTGGCAGCCCTTCAGGAAGAGCCGGATCGACGGCTCGTTCGGGCCGGAGACCGAGTCGGCGACGCAGTGGTGGCAGAGCCGGCACAACCTCCCCGAGACCGACGGCACCGTCGACAGCGAGAGCTGGGACTTCGCCCAGACCCGGCTGCAGAGCCTGCCGGGCAACATCGTCCAGTACAAGGGCCTCGTGCGGAACGTCAACTTCAAGCGCGTGGGCGGCAAGTACCAGGTGAAGCTGAAGAACGTCGGGCCGTGGAAGTACGCCCACTACCGCACGCTCGGCTGA
- a CDS encoding YihY/virulence factor BrkB family protein, which yields MQPASETPDTPSGRLHRARALYRNVSKRRTAWLLVKDTVNSCVEYRILGLAAEAAFFTLLSVPPLLLSMIGLLGYVDAWTGADTIQSLQTNLLEASRTVLSDQGVREIAQPILHDVTKGGRPDVISIGFLFALWSGSRAVNVFIDTITVMYGLDGVRGIVKTRLMAFLLFIVALLIGSVALPLMVAGPDAVVRIVPWSTTVVQVLYWPTVILLSIAFLTTLYHVSVPVRSPWIEDVPGALVALGMWVLGSFLLRIYLTSTVEGPTIYGSLAAPVAVLLWIGVSAFAVLVGAAVNAAIDRVWPAAATAAAREANERLRQAQVAEYVARAGAAGEGDPDMPSEFPERWSRFLPPEDVSARLRTHVKSTHAKNSHVKHTHAKSTQVDGEGPPSEEK from the coding sequence GTGCAGCCAGCAAGTGAGACCCCCGACACGCCCTCCGGGCGCCTCCACCGGGCGCGGGCCCTGTACCGGAACGTTTCCAAACGCAGGACCGCCTGGCTGTTGGTCAAGGACACCGTCAACTCCTGCGTCGAGTACCGCATCCTCGGCCTCGCGGCCGAGGCCGCGTTCTTCACTCTGCTGTCGGTGCCGCCGCTGCTGCTGAGCATGATCGGACTGCTCGGCTACGTCGACGCCTGGACCGGCGCCGACACCATCCAGAGCCTCCAGACCAACCTCCTGGAGGCCTCCCGCACGGTCCTGTCCGACCAGGGCGTCCGCGAGATCGCCCAGCCGATCCTGCACGACGTGACGAAGGGCGGCCGGCCCGACGTCATCTCCATCGGCTTCCTCTTCGCCCTGTGGTCGGGCTCTCGCGCGGTGAACGTCTTCATCGACACCATCACCGTGATGTACGGCCTCGACGGCGTCCGGGGCATCGTCAAGACCCGTCTGATGGCCTTCCTGCTGTTCATCGTGGCCCTGCTGATCGGCTCGGTCGCTTTGCCGCTGATGGTGGCCGGGCCGGACGCCGTGGTGCGGATCGTGCCGTGGTCGACGACGGTCGTCCAGGTCCTCTACTGGCCCACGGTGATCCTCCTGTCGATCGCCTTCCTGACGACGCTGTACCACGTGTCCGTCCCGGTGCGCTCCCCGTGGATCGAGGACGTGCCGGGCGCGCTGGTCGCCCTCGGCATGTGGGTGCTGGGCAGCTTCCTGCTGCGGATCTACCTGACCAGCACGGTCGAGGGCCCCACGATCTACGGCTCCCTCGCCGCGCCCGTCGCCGTGCTGCTGTGGATCGGTGTGTCCGCGTTCGCCGTGCTCGTCGGGGCCGCGGTCAACGCCGCCATCGACCGCGTCTGGCCGGCCGCCGCCACGGCCGCGGCCCGCGAGGCCAACGAGCGGCTGCGGCAGGCGCAGGTCGCCGAGTACGTGGCCCGTGCCGGCGCCGCGGGCGAGGGCGACCCCGACATGCCCTCCGAGTTCCCGGAGCGCTGGTCCCGCTTCCTGCCGCCCGAGGACGTCTCGGCCCGCCTGCGCACCCATGTGAAGAGCACCCACGCCAAGAACAGCCACGTCAAGCACACCCACGCGAAGAGCACCCAGGTCGACGGGGAAGGGCCGCCGTCCGAGGAGAAGTGA
- a CDS encoding acyl-CoA dehydrogenase family protein, with protein MAGSTHTVTNQVPPLVGYDVFSADRSLTDAVDRHLDPELRDDVLGELAALGRASGSAQVQEWGRQANENPPRLHTHDRYGNRLDEVEFHPAWHRLLGKGASAGLTAAWDRPAGHLRRAAAFLVWTQVEAGNGCPLSMTHAAVPALRTDPDLAAEWEPLLTSMVYDRELRPAHLKAGALFGMGMTEKQGGSDVRANTTSARPLAEDGTYELTGHKWFCSAPMSDGFLVLAQAPGGLTCFLVPRVLGDGTRNVFLIQRLKDKLGNRSNASAEVEFDRTWARRVGEEGRGVRTIIGMVAATRLDCVLGSAGLMRQAVAQAVHHCTYREAFGGKLVDKPLMRNVLADLALESEAATTLALRLAAAYDDGGEQERALLRIAVPAAKYWVTKRCPPVAVEAAECLGGNGYVEESQMPRLVRESPLNSVWEGAGNVQALDVLRALRREPGALDAYLREVGQARGADHRLDAAIKSLLTELADLEGVEGRARRLAERLALVLQGSLLVRFAPPQVADAFCAGRLGGDSGAAFGTLPHTLDLASVVERARPVS; from the coding sequence ATGGCAGGCAGCACCCACACCGTGACGAACCAGGTCCCGCCGCTGGTCGGGTACGACGTCTTCTCCGCCGACCGGTCCCTGACCGACGCGGTCGACCGGCATCTCGATCCGGAGCTGCGCGACGACGTCCTCGGCGAGCTGGCGGCACTCGGCCGGGCCTCCGGCTCGGCCCAGGTGCAGGAGTGGGGGCGGCAGGCCAACGAGAACCCGCCCCGGCTCCACACGCACGACCGGTACGGCAACCGCCTCGACGAGGTCGAGTTCCACCCCGCCTGGCACCGGCTGCTCGGCAAGGGGGCCTCGGCCGGTCTGACGGCGGCCTGGGACCGCCCGGCCGGGCATCTGCGGCGGGCCGCCGCCTTCCTGGTGTGGACGCAGGTCGAGGCCGGCAACGGCTGCCCGCTGTCGATGACGCACGCGGCGGTCCCCGCCCTGCGCACCGACCCGGACCTGGCCGCCGAGTGGGAGCCGCTGCTGACGTCCATGGTCTACGACCGTGAGCTGCGGCCCGCGCACCTCAAGGCCGGGGCGCTGTTCGGGATGGGCATGACGGAGAAGCAGGGCGGCAGCGACGTCCGGGCGAACACCACCTCGGCGCGGCCCCTCGCCGAGGACGGGACGTACGAGCTGACCGGGCACAAGTGGTTCTGCTCGGCGCCGATGTCCGACGGCTTCCTGGTGCTGGCCCAGGCTCCGGGCGGGCTGACCTGCTTCCTGGTGCCGCGGGTGCTCGGGGACGGCACGCGCAACGTGTTCCTGATCCAGCGGCTCAAGGACAAGCTCGGCAACCGGTCGAACGCGTCGGCCGAGGTCGAGTTCGACAGGACGTGGGCGCGCCGGGTCGGGGAGGAGGGGCGCGGGGTGCGCACCATCATCGGGATGGTCGCGGCGACCCGGCTGGACTGCGTGCTCGGCTCGGCGGGGCTGATGCGGCAGGCCGTGGCGCAGGCGGTGCACCACTGCACGTACCGCGAGGCGTTCGGCGGGAAGCTCGTGGACAAGCCGCTGATGCGCAACGTCCTCGCCGACCTGGCGCTCGAGTCGGAGGCCGCGACGACGCTGGCGCTGCGGCTCGCGGCGGCGTACGACGACGGCGGCGAGCAGGAGCGGGCGCTGCTGCGGATCGCGGTGCCGGCCGCCAAGTACTGGGTGACCAAGCGGTGCCCGCCCGTTGCCGTGGAGGCGGCGGAGTGTCTCGGCGGCAACGGGTACGTGGAGGAGTCCCAGATGCCCCGGCTGGTGCGCGAGTCGCCGCTGAACTCGGTCTGGGAGGGCGCGGGAAATGTGCAGGCGCTGGACGTGCTGCGGGCGTTGCGGCGGGAGCCGGGCGCGCTGGACGCGTATCTGCGGGAGGTCGGGCAGGCGCGCGGCGCCGATCACCGCCTCGACGCGGCCATCAAGAGCCTCCTGACCGAACTGGCCGACCTGGAGGGCGTGGAGGGGCGGGCGCGTCGGCTGGCTGAGCGGCTCGCGCTGGTGCTCCAGGGGTCGCTGCTGGTGCGTTTCGCGCCACCGCAGGTCGCCGACGCGTTCTGCGCGGGACGGCTCGGGGGCGACTCGGGCGCGGCGTTCGGGACGCTGCCGCACACCCTGGACCTGGCGTCGGTGGTGGAACGGGCGCGTCCGGTGTCCTGA
- a CDS encoding helix-turn-helix domain-containing protein — MDVTHLAAVDSTRAARVLSQVRSARLAGQPAPVAPRPVIERSWERMMRSGVDPDHDVRADPLPREEVQRRRETSVLRHVLPVLREGLLAAADVAHHIMVVADEDGRVLWREGSPPVLRKADGLGFELGADWREDVVGTNGLGTPAVVRRPVQVFASEHFVRSQSCWTCAGAPLTDPRDGRLLGVVDVSGPLETMHPATLSWVGSVAKLAEARLREMHTESLERLRAVAAPVLARLAGRALVVDPDGWTAAVSGMPYARRVALPKSLSAGPRWLPALGLCSVEPLAGGWLLRVVDDEAGRRGPARIVLDLRQARRWSVEVLGGAGSWSRELSPRHAELLYLLAVHRCGRSASELAGDVFGDPSRTVTVRAEMSRVRRYLGAFLEHRPYRFAEAAEVEVLLPDDPLDLLPHSTAPEVSRQRRSSAAP, encoded by the coding sequence ATGGACGTCACGCACTTGGCCGCCGTGGACAGCACGCGTGCGGCCCGGGTCCTCAGCCAGGTGCGTTCCGCCCGGCTGGCGGGGCAGCCCGCTCCGGTGGCGCCGCGTCCGGTGATCGAGCGGTCCTGGGAGCGGATGATGCGCAGCGGTGTCGATCCCGACCATGACGTCCGGGCGGATCCGCTCCCCCGCGAGGAGGTGCAGCGGCGGCGCGAGACGTCGGTATTGCGCCATGTGCTGCCGGTGCTGAGGGAGGGGCTGCTGGCGGCGGCGGACGTGGCGCACCACATCATGGTGGTGGCCGACGAGGACGGCCGGGTGCTGTGGCGCGAGGGCAGTCCGCCGGTGCTGCGCAAGGCGGACGGGCTGGGCTTCGAACTCGGCGCGGACTGGCGTGAGGACGTCGTCGGCACGAACGGCCTGGGCACCCCGGCGGTGGTGCGCCGGCCCGTGCAGGTCTTCGCCTCCGAGCACTTCGTGCGCTCCCAGTCCTGCTGGACCTGTGCGGGCGCTCCCCTGACGGATCCGCGGGACGGCCGGCTGCTCGGCGTGGTGGACGTGAGCGGCCCGCTGGAGACGATGCATCCGGCGACGCTCTCCTGGGTCGGCTCGGTGGCCAAACTCGCCGAAGCCCGGCTGCGGGAGATGCACACGGAGTCGCTGGAGCGGCTGCGGGCGGTGGCGGCGCCGGTGCTGGCCCGGCTCGCCGGCCGTGCCCTGGTCGTCGACCCGGACGGCTGGACGGCCGCGGTCAGCGGGATGCCGTACGCACGGCGCGTGGCGCTGCCGAAGTCGCTGTCGGCGGGCCCGAGATGGCTGCCGGCGCTCGGGCTGTGCTCGGTGGAGCCGCTGGCCGGGGGCTGGCTGCTGCGGGTGGTCGACGACGAGGCCGGCCGGCGCGGCCCGGCCCGGATCGTGCTGGACCTCCGGCAGGCGCGGCGCTGGTCGGTGGAGGTGCTCGGTGGGGCGGGCTCCTGGAGCAGGGAACTGAGTCCCCGGCACGCGGAGTTGCTGTACCTTCTGGCGGTCCACCGCTGCGGCCGCAGCGCCTCGGAGCTGGCCGGGGACGTGTTCGGCGACCCTTCCCGCACGGTGACGGTGCGTGCCGAGATGTCGCGGGTGCGGCGGTATCTGGGGGCGTTCCTGGAGCACCGGCCGTACCGGTTCGCCGAGGCGGCCGAGGTCGAGGTGCTGCTTCCGGACGATCCGCTGGATCTGCTGCCGCACTCGACCGCACCGGAGGTGAGCAGGCAACGCAGGTCCTCGGCGGCGCCCTGA
- a CDS encoding GNAT family N-acetyltransferase translates to MTTIAVTTWSLEQTAPTDLLPAVAPDGDVRVVRSEVPSPEFSRFLYASVGGDIRWTDRLGWSYARWVEHLERPGVETWVAYDRGTPAGFVELEAQDDAVVEIVYFGLLPAFRGRRIGGHLLSYGAARAWDLADRWAGLTPTKRVWLHTCSKDGEHAMDNYQRRGFKLFDTKVEEEADVATPGPWPGAFPV, encoded by the coding sequence ATGACCACCATCGCCGTGACCACCTGGTCCCTGGAGCAGACCGCCCCGACCGACCTGCTGCCGGCCGTCGCGCCGGACGGGGACGTCCGGGTCGTCCGCTCCGAGGTGCCCTCGCCCGAGTTCAGCCGGTTCCTGTACGCGTCGGTGGGCGGCGACATCCGCTGGACGGACCGGCTCGGCTGGTCGTACGCGCGGTGGGTGGAGCACCTGGAGCGGCCCGGCGTGGAGACGTGGGTGGCGTACGACCGGGGCACGCCCGCCGGGTTCGTGGAACTGGAGGCGCAGGACGACGCGGTGGTGGAGATCGTCTACTTCGGGCTGCTGCCCGCCTTCCGGGGCCGGCGCATCGGCGGGCACCTGCTGTCGTACGGCGCGGCCCGGGCCTGGGACCTCGCGGACCGCTGGGCCGGACTGACCCCGACGAAGCGGGTCTGGCTGCACACCTGCAGCAAGGACGGCGAGCACGCGATGGACAACTACCAGCGGCGGGGCTTCAAGCTGTTCGACACCAAGGTCGAGGAGGAGGCGGACGTCGCCACTCCGGGACCGTGGCCTGGGGCGTTCCCCGTCTGA
- a CDS encoding SUKH-4 family immunity protein: MAEENGSGQYTPHWVRPGHWAEDDTLDLPAADAPEVADWPPPVREALEVARGYGLPHGDTMCLPVPGSAPFSRVAGHFWTLGLTDTWPAPEYVLDETGRVWVLAEGVDPAKRFVNSSMIAFLDALAAWEYRCEHVDDFDDLEPPDNYEGDDDPAGEARVAFGMKIRDRLRELDPPAFEMDTWWDRVYEEVGYDAI, from the coding sequence GTGGCCGAGGAGAACGGCTCGGGGCAGTACACCCCTCACTGGGTGCGCCCCGGCCATTGGGCTGAGGACGACACGCTCGACCTGCCCGCGGCGGACGCGCCCGAGGTGGCCGACTGGCCCCCGCCGGTACGGGAGGCGTTGGAGGTGGCCCGCGGGTACGGGCTGCCGCACGGGGACACGATGTGTCTGCCGGTGCCCGGCTCGGCGCCCTTCTCGCGCGTGGCAGGCCACTTCTGGACTCTCGGACTGACCGATACATGGCCCGCTCCTGAGTACGTACTCGACGAGACGGGCCGTGTGTGGGTGCTCGCGGAAGGCGTCGATCCCGCCAAGCGGTTCGTCAACTCCTCCATGATCGCCTTCCTCGACGCGCTCGCCGCCTGGGAGTACCGCTGCGAACACGTCGACGACTTCGACGACTTGGAGCCGCCGGACAACTACGAAGGCGACGACGACCCCGCCGGGGAGGCCCGGGTCGCCTTCGGGATGAAGATCAGGGACCGCCTGCGGGAGCTCGACCCGCCCGCGTTCGAGATGGACACCTGGTGGGACCGGGTCTACGAGGAGGTGGGATACGACGCGATCTGA